The DNA segment ATTTCCATGGCCCATTTTGCTGAGGTTACACCTTAACAGACATCTTTATCCCTTGAAAATCCCTGCAGCAATAGATAAAGATTACGTTTGGTTTTTCCTTTGAATGAACATAATGGttataatgaaaaaaatatctgTTATATAACCTGGTAATTTGTAcacgattatttttttaaaaactaaTTTAGTTTCACACAACAGAGCTCGCACTCCAGTTCTCTGAAGGCAGAAGCTTGAGCAGTCTGCAGTTCACTTACCGGCCAAAGAGGCCAGTATTGAGTGGGAACATCCTTGCACATAGTACTGTCAAATCCCAAAATATGAACATCGTTGCTACATTGACATCCATGTGTTATTTTGCATGCACTGATTCTCAGAATGGTAACACTATGTGACATGAGGGGGAGATCTCTGACTTGAACCCAGCATGTCAGGGCTCCATGGCGCGTGGTGTGATAGGGCTCCGGCTGCTGGCCCAGGGGGATGTTATGGCTCTCCTGTTAACGAATCCCTACGCCCGCGTCTCTGCGTCAGCGTTTCGCTGCTTGCCTGTCCTCACTCCTTTTTTTCTGCTCCTTTTATGCAACACGAGAAACACCACATGGTGTCGCAGATCTCAGATATGGGAATATTAAAAATCGGAAAAGTGACAAGTGAAATTTGTTTCCCTTTTAATACGCCTCATTGGAAGAATGAAccatgctctctccctctcaatcagCCTGAAGACCACCCTGCAGAAGAAGCTGTCCAGCGACGGGGTGGACCTGTCTGGCATCCCCTTGTCCAGCCGGGACGTGCGGCAGGTGGCCTTCTACCTGCAAAACAACGGCGACTCCATCGTCTCCGTGGACATCAGCTTCACGGAGCTCACCGACGACAacctgcggctgctgctgcccctgctggGCCTCATGCCCAAGCTGGGCACGCTGGCCCTCAACGGCAACCGCCTCACGCTTGCCATCATCAAGGACCTGACGGAGATGCTGAAGGAGCCCAAGCAGTTCTCCAGCCTGGCATGGATCGACCTGGGCAACAACGTGGACATCTTCACCATGCCCCAGCCGCTGCTGGTGGCCCTGCGGCGGCGCTGCAGCCTCCGGAGCAGCCTGCCCACCATCTACGAGTACACGGAGGGGCAGCCCTACTGCTACCACCTGGAGACCTCCATCGAGGACCCCAGCCtctacgaggaggaggaggaggaggaggtcggggaggtggagggggcagacgaggagctggaggaggacgacggCGTGGGGGGCAAAGCAGGTCTGGAGCCGTGGGGCCTAGGGGGCAAGCGGCTATCCAAAGACTTCACCCTCCACTTCTGCCAGAGTTGATGGGGGCACGGGCCCGCGCTCTGTGCTCGCCACTGCGGTCGAACAGGTCTTCCCGCAGCACCCTGTTAGTTCCTTTGCCCTCCCGCCCACACACCATGAGCCCCGTCACCCTTTGAGGGGCCAGTTCAGTTCagcgcccccaccaccaccacccggccTCGACTTCTCACACCAGACCTCCACCACTGTACTCCAAAGTCCTTTTCCCGGCACTGAGCGGCCCGTGACGACACGCAAACATCATCCCTGAGTAAACCCAGACAAGCACACGCGACGACGGCGACGGAGGACTTACTGTGTTGGCGGAGGGTGCTCTTGGGATTCAGGCGTGGTTTCATTGGAGGGGGGGCTGGACGAATTCCTGAACAGGTGGGTCCTCTCTGTCACCTCTCTCTTTGTGCGTGCGTCTCTCCCGCTGCCTCGGCGGCGACGGCGGCTCTGGGAGCTGATCCTGAGGGGTTTAGATCAGTGGGTTGGGCCGAGGAGCGGCATGACGGCGACAGACGGGGGTTGAACCTGCGGTAGGCTTCAGACGGTAAAATAAAAAGGCCCAGCGGATCTCTGTGTGTTCTCCAGCGGGAGACCGGGGGCCGAGTCGCTCTCTGACAGACGCTGCCCAGCGCCgcattgtgtgcatgtctgttaaTCTCCCAACAAAAGCTCGGACACAAGTTCAACCGACTACACAGCCGATGGGCCGTCACGTGATGCCAGCGAAACTGCTGGGTCAAGACTTTTATTGcacccctcctcccacacacacacacacacacacaggacacacacatacaccgtacacacacacacaccgtacacacacacacaaacactgtacacacacacacacacacacacacaaacacaccgtacacacacacaaatacacacaccagacacacacactcaacccccACCTTTGCGTCCACCTTGTGAATACGTGTGCGTCACTCGTGTGTCGACCCCAACGGTAGACACAAAACACGGCTCTGTTCGGTACttccactctgtgtgtgtgcctttgtgcgCCCAAAGCAATCCGAGGAGAAGAGGCAGGTACTTGACGACCGGTAGCCGACTCCTCTGACTTTGTCCTTTTGGTTTTTGTACACGCCCAAACCGATACGAACTGGAAGGTTATGTGTTACTTTACGTCGCGTTCTTCATCCATAAAGTGTTGGCACACAGCCGTGACCCAGACACGCACAGCCGGAGGCTCGCTGTGCAGCCAGACAACAGACGGGCCCCTCCAGCGTAGGCCCTTCATGTGTTAGGTGTACTTCAGCGTTtacgttttcttcttcttcgttgTCCTGTGTTTCGTGTGAGGCTCAGCCATGTTGTTGTCCAGAGCTGGAAGCCACCAGACTATTTAATATTTGAGTGTCATGTTATTGACCGTAGCGCAAGAATATTTGCATTATACTATTTATATTTGACTTTTGCTGTATTTTTTAAACGTGACaggttattttttatattatttaggGGGATTTACAGTGATAGAACACCCAAGGAATCCATCCATACCATTGAATATGTTCCCGTTTTTAGGTGAAATTAACCACGATTGTTGGCAATGATCACAGAATAATGATCATCCGCATTGTTGATGTGCTATATGTGTCTAATTGTGTatcgttgtgtgtgtctttgtcagaTTATAGGTATGATTATTTGTATGGTTGTTTTTAGTAGCTTGTCCTTTGTCTAGCAAGTTAAGTGATAACTCTGCAGAGTCCACAAAGAAGCACAGAACGCTGCAGTAATGATAACCAAAAGCAAAGAGGGAAACGTGTCGTTGTGATTGAAACACAACGAACTGTTACAGGAACACGCTGATACGATGACCCGCAGAGATGGGCCGTCTGGGCTCTGAACCGCTCAGAGCTGCGTAGGAATACTACACCAATTAATGTTCCGTGGGTCAATGTCAAGCGCTCTGTCGTATCGCTTTTATCTGTCACATCAAATTTTCATTGTTGACGATAatcaataaaaagaaaaagaatccTTTCTCCGCTTAGGGCTTCATCTCCTTCTTGGTATGAGTTTCTGCAGGAGGCcgagaccctgaccctgacaccAGACCAAGACCCCAGACCCCAACCCAACCccgacccagacccagaccctgaccctgactcaGACCCGTTCTCATGGGCGTCTCTCACCAACCAACCGCTGCTTTCTTTGCAATTCATTTCTAGTTCTCTATGTCAATTTGTACGAGCTGGCTGGGGACTGTTTCGTACTGTTTGAGCTTTATAGGGCTCCCAAAGGCACACTGAAAGCCACTGGGTTAGATCCCCGATGGTCTGCAGCCTACCTGCAAGTAGCCAAGATACCCAACCACCTGCTTTCCACACCTGACCCGTGTGTGAattccctttggataaaagagtccgCTAGCTAGATGAGACCTTTGTGTGTTGCAGATAGGCTGGTCACACAGGGGACCCCCAATCCACCACCCCCTTTGGGGATCTGACTCTGGGAGACCTTTGCTGCCCAGCTGCCAGGGATGGTAATGTGGCATTTGTGACAGGTGGCTGCTTTAAGGTCATGGCACAGTGTGGACGGCAAAGACACATTTGAAGACCAATCCACCCAGCCTCCCTTATCTGACCCCTTCACCACTGGGGTGCACCCACGTCTGGGGTCCCCTCATTTGTTTAGATCTGCGGAGAATGCCGAGGGCCAGCATCTAGGACGGTACAATGCTTGTTTGCTACATCTGAATTGAGACTCTGTTCGAGCCCTGACGATAGATTCATCACGTTCCTCTGAGGGAATGCAGATAAAACTGCGTCTGTGTGACTCATTCCCTCATCTGATTATCCTCCCCTGGCACAAAAACAGATAGGATACAAAAACGACTGTATGCATAATCTATTGTTCATGCAAAACAGCGGTTTAATCAATCAGTGAAATGGCACAGGAGGCTGTTGAAGGATCATTTGAATTGATATGACTTTGAAGATTGTTAAATCACCATATTATCAATTTGTTGAATTATTAGTACAATAATGGCAATAATTTCAGTAttttaataatgataaaaatatataatcccTTTACTCCTGATACCCTTTTATTAAACACTCATTACCAACTTTGGCCGCACAACAAAAGAGTTCTATATCATTGAAAGATATTTAATAGGTTGTTAGCACCATTCATTTGCAAAGAACCGTTTCTCTCATATTTCAAAAGCATAAAACAGTCTTTTTTGTCCATTTCATAATTGGTATTTATTTCATACTAATGAAGGTCAGTCAATTACAATATCATTCATCATTTGAGGCAAAAGAAGTGATTGAATATTAAACGCAAAATAGTAAATAAATAGTTAAAGCTTAATTAAAGGAGTAAAACAAAATGGCAGGTTTAATAATCtgcatatttaaaaataaaaatacacacaggtGTACCTCCCATTTGCTACCGCCACCCTCCCTAACTGGCCATGTGTGATGTGAGACAAAAATCAGCTAAGAAAATAAACTTAAATACATGATCATCACTCACTATTCAATGCCCTCAACAAAGAAAAGTAGTACAAAATCAAAAAGAGAGGCTGAGGTAGAAAAGTAAAAAGAGGATTTTCTCTTCCTCTATATTAAGGGAGGCAAACAATCACAGAAACAGTCCTATTGTTTAATGGTGCCTCTTTTAAAGGTGAAGAAAACACGAGCACACAAGTTAAGTGTGACGTGCATTCCGTCAATGTTGAACCACGCCCCCTCACACCTGCTCCAAAACAAATTCGTCAAGTTTTTTCTAATGccatttcagtttttctttgaCCTCGGACCACAATCTTTTAATCTACTGGCCGCAAATTCTCCCCGACTTTAATGTAACAATTGTAGATCTCAAGATATGTTAATATCATCTCCGGCTTCTTCCCATTGGTCCCAGATTCTCCTTATTAACAACCAATACGACCTCTCGTCAGTAGCCGGCTGCTTTCCCCTGTTTCCGGAGGTCAGACACTGCAGCGATGCAGCCGTTGTCCTGTTCCACAGAATTCACCACATTGTAGAAGTACGATGCGTTGGTCTGGGTGTGTCCCATTGAGGTGAGCGCCTCTATCAAAGACTAGGAAATATACaagatagaaaaacacacacaaaagagtcATTGGATTCATATTGATCACAGGTTATAATTTGTGAGATGTAAAAGTAGCATATGcatccttttttgtttttttggctaCTAAATTTAGATTGATTGCTTTGGTTGTTCTCAGCCTCAGCTCTAAGTCTGTTAAATGACCTTGTGTCAGAGTGGTGCATTACCTTGTCAAAGCTGGGTTCGAAATTCAATTCATTCTTGGAATCAACAAAGACCACAGGGCTGTCTGTCGCCTCTTTGAGGCTTTTTCCAAACCATAAGTGGTTCATGATAGTCTGCAAGAAACCAGACACACATGAGCCCCTATCGGAACAGGCGGGTACTGAGGCTGAATCACCAGGGAGCACTGTTCTGTACATGCTGTCCTCTGGTACTTCCTGTGACAGATAGCCGGCGTGTGATTACCAAGGCGGTGCCAGTGATGATCATGCTGCCCCCAGA comes from the Gadus chalcogrammus isolate NIFS_2021 chromosome 6, NIFS_Gcha_1.0, whole genome shotgun sequence genome and includes:
- the lrrc75ba gene encoding leucine-rich repeat-containing protein 75B, coding for MGSRLSRQSSLDNDHFTKKRRQHLDSTGHGDRGNRGGGDFLFALMLKSDKLPGMLRRANHSPYTRRVAWIKEIQKLLRDRRIEQATDVLKLLRKDLGLEGSSLNDILYKNAAFLNLVDPISHDLLLSLAREMQCPKKDADTIKSSDKICRQLIYHLTPHSKWLRQSMSRRKSQACLKTTLQKKLSSDGVDLSGIPLSSRDVRQVAFYLQNNGDSIVSVDISFTELTDDNLRLLLPLLGLMPKLGTLALNGNRLTLAIIKDLTEMLKEPKQFSSLAWIDLGNNVDIFTMPQPLLVALRRRCSLRSSLPTIYEYTEGQPYCYHLETSIEDPSLYEEEEEEEVGEVEGADEELEEDDGVGGKAGLEPWGLGGKRLSKDFTLHFCQS